The following proteins are encoded in a genomic region of Mycobacterium kiyosense:
- a CDS encoding alpha/beta hydrolase: MRLMVKISMRDRTRRRLGLRGRRRPNTGATHSEHPDREWAEMDWNQHVRGAAVRGRYVHYVDVGTGRPVVLTHGQGGAWQWWLRVIPAVARHHRVIALDLAGFGASEPVGAGDVFEEQVATVVGLLDELRLAKATIVGHSMGGLVSLKVACDHPHRVDGLMLIGSGSNIMGPARLRAILLGFRLFDRVFRFPTVPRIIVRWRRLRAAFFKLAVAETHHITRSLAAELVPRMAAPGFIAGMEAAGKAVGEATPEAVRAPALVVWGRGDRIVPLSSGRQLAAAIPDAQLVVLDDVAHCAMLEKPAETAALIIDFVRDPRAGRAARDSATDVVDRDDSQAGARIAQWENTFGEENWG, translated from the coding sequence TTGCGACTGATGGTCAAAATATCGATGCGGGATCGCACGCGCCGACGCCTGGGTCTGCGCGGACGTCGGCGACCGAATACCGGCGCGACGCACTCCGAACACCCCGACCGCGAGTGGGCGGAGATGGACTGGAATCAGCACGTGCGTGGCGCTGCCGTACGTGGCCGGTACGTGCACTACGTCGACGTCGGAACCGGCCGGCCGGTGGTGCTGACGCACGGCCAGGGCGGAGCATGGCAATGGTGGCTGCGGGTCATCCCCGCGGTGGCGCGCCACCACCGGGTGATTGCGCTCGACCTCGCGGGCTTCGGCGCATCGGAGCCGGTGGGCGCCGGGGATGTCTTCGAGGAACAGGTCGCTACCGTGGTCGGACTGTTGGACGAGTTGCGGCTGGCCAAAGCGACCATCGTGGGTCACTCGATGGGCGGCCTCGTCTCGCTCAAAGTTGCGTGCGACCACCCCCACCGGGTCGACGGGTTGATGTTGATCGGCTCCGGTAGCAACATCATGGGTCCGGCGCGACTGCGGGCGATCTTGTTGGGCTTCCGATTGTTCGACCGGGTTTTCCGGTTTCCCACCGTGCCGCGCATTATCGTGCGATGGCGTCGCCTACGGGCCGCGTTCTTCAAGCTCGCCGTGGCGGAGACACATCACATCACGCGGTCGTTGGCCGCCGAACTGGTGCCGCGGATGGCGGCGCCGGGGTTCATCGCCGGCATGGAAGCCGCTGGCAAGGCGGTGGGAGAAGCTACCCCCGAAGCTGTCCGCGCTCCCGCGTTGGTGGTGTGGGGCCGTGGCGACCGAATCGTTCCACTCTCGTCGGGACGCCAACTGGCAGCAGCCATTCCCGATGCGCAGCTGGTGGTACTCGATGACGTCGCACACTGCGCGATGCTCGAGAAGCCCGCCGAGACTGCGGCTTTGATCATCGATTTCGTCCGCGACCCCAGGGCCGGCCGGGCCGCGAGAGACTCCGCAACGGACGTGGTCGACCGTGACGATAGTCAGGCCGGCGCCCGGATTGCGCAGTGGGAGAATACTTTCGGAGAGGAGAACTGGGGATGA
- a CDS encoding hypothetical protein (frameshifted, insertion at around 4734653,4735686,4734535), with the protein MLDTVPDWERLRAAHEWFVEIVPRFAQRVVDPVLPVGPPMWEDDPSFDLDYHLRRVSLPAPGTRSQLLELAQTIGLTPLDRSRPPWEGYLVEGLEGGRAAYVMHAHHVFMDGLALARLHERVLNTGREHQPDKPMPVHEPVRRSPIGVAVEQIGHQIAGTPKALFGTGRAVVKAVGNLRSTADYVTSLARVAGPPPKNPSKVLQGGSRKMWRFGTMECELDDLKRAAKAAGGTLNDAYVSALLGGLRRYCSANGEELEDVPISMPVAMRSADNATGGNDFAAAYFLVPSGVADPAERIRAMHERVQHVRSEPALGFLGAITPVLNRTPSGVAAAILGAVGGSGAHHQLMAGHYRGPLHGGRALRPDVRLRAVAGHRFDLGHVHPLRACAVSP; encoded by the coding sequence TTGCTTGACACCGTCCCGGATTGGGAGCGGCTTCGGGCTGCTCATGAGTGGTTCGTGGAGATCGTTCCGCGGTTCGCGCAGCGAGTGGTCGATCCGGTGCTTCCGGTCGGCCCACCGATGTGGGAGGACGACCCGTCCTTCGACCTGGACTACCACCTGCGGCGGGTGTCGTTGCCCGCACCCGGCACGCGCAGTCAGTTGCTCGAACTCGCGCAGACGATCGGGCTGACGCCGTTGGACCGGTCCCGCCCGCCCTGGGAGGGCTACCTGGTCGAAGGCCTGGAGGGTGGCCGCGCGGCCTACGTTATGCACGCTCATCACGTCTTCATGGATGGGCTGGCGCTGGCACGGTTGCACGAGCGTGTCCTCAACACGGGCCGTGAGCATCAGCCCGACAAACCCATGCCGGTGCACGAACCGGTGCGGCGCAGCCCCATCGGTGTGGCAGTCGAACAGATCGGCCATCAGATCGCCGGCACCCCGAAGGCTCTTTTCGGGACTGGGCGAGCGGTAGTCAAAGCGGTCGGCAACCTTCGCTCTACCGCGGACTACGTGACTTCGTTGGCGCGGGTGGCCGGACCGCCCCCGAAGAATCCGTCCAAGGTCCTGCAGGGCGGTTCCCGAAAGATGTGGCGCTTCGGGACCATGGAATGCGAACTCGACGACCTGAAACGTGCGGCGAAAGCGGCAGGCGGCACGCTAAATGACGCGTACGTCAGTGCGCTCCTCGGTGGGCTGCGGCGGTATTGCAGCGCCAACGGCGAAGAACTGGAAGATGTTCCGATCTCGATGCCAGTGGCCATGCGCTCTGCGGACAACGCGACCGGCGGCAATGACTTTGCCGCCGCCTATTTCCTGGTGCCGTCCGGCGTGGCAGATCCTGCCGAGCGGATCCGGGCGATGCACGAGCGGGTCCAGCACGTGCGGTCCGAACCCGCCCTGGGCTTCCTCGGTGCCATCACCCCGGTGCTCAACCGCACCCCTTCGGGTGTGGCCGCGGCGATCCTCGGCGCTGTCGGGGGGAGCGGTGCTCACCACCAGCTCATGGCCGGGCATTACCGAGGACCGCTACATGGCGGGCGCGCGCTTCGACCGGATGTTCGTCTTCGCGCCGTTGCCGGGCACCGTTTTGACCTCGGCCATGTGCACCCACTGCGGGCGTGTGCTGTATCGCCATGA